The genomic stretch TTTGAGAGATGCCGGTATTCACACCGAGCTATTCCCCCTGCTCATCTTCATCGGCGTGGGGGCGATGATTGACTTTGAGCCTTTCCTGCAGAGACCATATACCATCCTACTTGGCGCCGCAGCGCAATTCGGCATTTTCGGGACCTTCTTTTTTGCTTATTTACTCGGTGATGGCTGGCTTCATATTCTGGACTTTAGCCTCAGGGATGCCGCCTCAATAGGCATAATTGGCTCGGCCGACGGTCCCACATCAATCTATGTATCAACGGTTCTGGGATCAAAATATGTGGCGGCGATTGTAGTCGCCGCTTATTCCTATATGGCACTGGTACCGATTATCCAGCCGCCGATAATAAAGGCGATGTGCAGCAAAGAGGAAAGAGCGCTGAAGATGGCGGTGGTTCCCGGAGCCACACCGCAAAGGGCAAAGATACTTTTCCCGATAGCTACCATCCTGGTGGTCGGATTGATTGCTCCCAAGGCAACACCGCTCATCGGCGCTCTCATGTTCGGGAATCTGCTGAGAGAGTGCGGGGTAGTGAAAAGCCTTTCCGAGACCGCCCAGCATGAACTGGCCAACATTGTTACGATTCTGCTCGGTGTTACCGTCGGCGGCATGATGTCAGGAGCGGAGTTTTTGAAGCCGGAAACCATCCTGATATTTGTCCTGGGGATAGTCGCCTTCAGCCTGGATACTGTTGCCGGTGTCCTGCTGGGGAAGATGATGAGCGTTCTCTCGGGACGGAAGATCAACCCCATGATTGGTGCCTGCGGTATCTCCGCTTTCCCCATGTCGGCCCGGGTCATACAAAAATTAGGACTGGAGGCTAACCCGCAGAATCACCTGCTGATGCATGCTGCCGGAGCCAATACTGCCGGCCAGATCGCTTCGGTGGTGGCCGGTGGCGCTATACTAATGCTTATTCCCCTCTTTGCTTAAATAGTCTATACTGATAAGAACCGGACTAAATCTGTATATGCGGGACTGGTGGTGCTCCTTTAAGAATGATGGAACCTATTGTGGCAATCACTCTGGTCATCTTCCTGGTCACCATCGGGCTCATCATCTGGGGTAAGTGGGATAGAACCGTAGTCGGCATTATCGGCGTAGTCCTGATGGTAATGGTGGGGACAATGGCCGAAACCGAAGCGTTCGGCTTCGTTGACTGGAATATAATCGCCATCCTCTTCAGCATCTGGATAATCGCCGCTTACTTTTCTGATACCGGAGTTCCCCAGTTTCTGGCGATAACCATCCTCAGGCGCTCCGGTAAAAATGTCGGTATTTTTCTCTTCTGGCTCGGTATACTTGCCGGCTTTATCTCGATGTTAATTGACAATGTCGTCATTATTCTGATGATGGCTCCGGTAATCTTCCACGTCACCAAGAAGTTGAAGCTGAATTCTTTCCCTTTTTTAATAACCGTCGGCCTGGCGGCTAACTTCATGGGCACGGCATTGCTCCTCGGTGACCTGCCGCCCCAGATGTTCCACTCGGTTACCGGCATCGAGTTCAATGAATTCATCTGGCAGATGGGCAGACCCTCTTCTTTTCCGTTATTGACCGCCACCTTTCTGGCCACTATGTTCTTCATGTACCGGTACAAGCTCAGAAAGCTATTTCCGCCAATGGATGCTGCCG from Dehalococcoidales bacterium encodes the following:
- a CDS encoding sodium ion-translocating decarboxylase subunit beta — protein: MDIPAGEFFGFLSLTWQSAVMMLIAGLLMWLGIARKIEPVLLVPIGAGALLGNIPLGGITEEGGLLAILRDAGIHTELFPLLIFIGVGAMIDFEPFLQRPYTILLGAAAQFGIFGTFFFAYLLGDGWLHILDFSLRDAASIGIIGSADGPTSIYVSTVLGSKYVAAIVVAAYSYMALVPIIQPPIIKAMCSKEERALKMAVVPGATPQRAKILFPIATILVVGLIAPKATPLIGALMFGNLLRECGVVKSLSETAQHELANIVTILLGVTVGGMMSGAEFLKPETILIFVLGIVAFSLDTVAGVLLGKMMSVLSGRKINPMIGACGISAFPMSARVIQKLGLEANPQNHLLMHAAGANTAGQIASVVAGGAILMLIPLFA